From the genome of Aerosakkonema funiforme FACHB-1375:
ATTGAATCCGATGCACATGAGTTAGTTTCTTCTCCCTCGACCATTCGTCTAAATACATTTCCAGCAAATCAGAAGAAAACAAAATTGTGGACATTGGTGTCCGAAATTCATGGGAAACCATAGAAACAAAACGAGTTTTGAGTTCGTTAAGTTCCTTTTCCTTTTCTAGAGCTTTGCGAATTTCTGTTTCGGCTTTACACCTAGCTAAAGCAATCTCGACAGTAGTGTGTAAATCTTTTTCTTGAAATGGTTTAACTATATAGCCAAACGGCTGAGCTCCTTTAGCTCGCTCTAAAGTTTTGGCATCGGTATGGGCAGTCAGAAAAACCACAGGTAGATTGAAAAGATGGCGAATTTTGTCTGCCGCTTCTACTCCATCCATCGAACCTTTTAGCATAATATCCATCAGTATTAAATCCGGTTGGATTTTTTCGGCTTTTTCAATTGCTTTTTCGCCTGTAGCAATTACAGCCGGAACATGGTAGCCTAATTTTTTTAAGCTATTTTTAATGTCCATACCAATAATTACTTCATCTTCTACTACTAGAATTGTCGCTGTCATTTTTCCTCCCTGATTTGTTTCCTAAAGGTGATCTTAAAAGCAGTGCCCCCAGATGAATCAATTTCGATTTCTCCGTCCAGTTGTTCTGTTAAGTTGTAAACTAACTGTAAGCCTAGCGAGTCAATTTCTTCAATGTCAAAGTTTGAGGGTAAACCCACACCATTATCGCTAACTTCTAAGCGGAGACTATCCCGATCGAGTCGATAAAACTTAACGCATAGTTTTCCACTTTCTCTATCGTTGAATGCGTATTTTAGTGCGTTAGTAACTAATTCATTAATTATCAAACCGCAAGGAATTGCTGTATCGATGTCTATTTCCATTTCTTCAGTTTCAATGCCTAATTGAACAGAGCTTGTGTAAACTTTATAAGAATTCACCAAATTTCGCACCATTTCGTTAATATATTCAGAAGCGTTAATCCTTGATAAACCTTCTGATTGATACAGCTTTTCATGGATGAGAGCCATCGACCTAATACGGTTATAACTCTCTGTAAATAAAGCTAAGGCTTGTTCATCTTTTATGTACGCAGACTGAAGCTTGAGTAAGCTAGAAATTACCTGTAAGTTATTTTTGACTCGATGGTGAATTTCTTTAAGCAAAACTTCTTTTTCTTTAAGAGATGCCCTGATGTGATTCTCTGCTTGTTTCCGTTCGGTAATATCTCGATACATCCATAAATGTCCGCTGTACTTTCCTCTTACAAAAATCGGTACATGATCCCGTTCAAAGAAGTGACTATTTACCATTGTCACTTCTTCGTTGGTGACTATTTGCCTGGAGCTTAATATTTCACGATGCTGCTGGAAAAATTTTTCCGGTTCTGCAAAAACTTGTTGAAAATCTTCGTAGAAAGTAGAAAAATCGGCTCCGATTAAAGCAGCAGGTACAATGGGGATATTGAAAATATCGCAAAATGCTTGATTGATCGTGACGACTTGGTTAAACTCATCTTTAACTAAAATCCCCATCTGTAAATTTTCAATCAGGGCTGATAGCCGAGAAGTGCTTGCTTGTAGTTCCTCCTCCGCTAGCTTGCGCTCCGTAATATCGTTTTGGATACCAATGTAGTGAGTGAGAATGCCATTGCCATCATAAATTGGCGAAACATTTAATTCGTTCCAGAACAAAC
Proteins encoded in this window:
- a CDS encoding hybrid sensor histidine kinase/response regulator, which codes for MTATILVVEDEVIIGMDIKNSLKKLGYHVPAVIATGEKAIEKAEKIQPDLILMDIMLKGSMDGVEAADKIRHLFNLPVVFLTAHTDAKTLERAKGAQPFGYIVKPFQEKDLHTTVEIALARCKAETEIRKALEKEKELNELKTRFVSMVSHEFRTPMSTILFSSDLLEMYLDEWSREKKLTHVHRIQSAIQRMIEMLDEILVIGKAEAGKLEFNPSPINLQKFCKELVEDIEVFDREKHPVEVNMKCNCNEAIMDEKLLRHILSNLLSNAVKYSPDNSPIFFSATCENNEVLFEIKDLGIGIPIESQKSLFETFYRAPNVGTIPGTGLGLAIVKKSVELHGGTIAVQSEVGVGTTFTVKLPMR